One part of the [Synechococcus] sp. NIES-970 genome encodes these proteins:
- a CDS encoding hypothetical protein (conserved hypothetical protein), translating into MSIDSIRLRNEFINTQVITQNRGTRLGVVKDVLVDIDRREVVSLGLRDSVFSVSGMPKYMYLEAITKTGDVILVNNEDVLADVDVEAYSPLINSEVITEAGEPLGRVRDFQFDLETGVVSSIIIASIGLPQIPEQVISTYELPIEEVISSGPNRLIVFEGAEERLSQITVGLLERLGIGRPPWEREQEDLYYAPTARPENQLGTGVPLQQPISRPVEARQPLNNWEDEWEEEAIAPPPPQRQQARAMRYDEYDEGSNWGDDGGYGYEEPAQGYGEDVAGDVWDDDSRDEPPYQPPAVNIPEKKKEYEYEEDAGY; encoded by the coding sequence ATGAGCATTGATTCTATCCGCCTACGCAATGAATTCATCAATACCCAGGTGATCACCCAAAATCGGGGTACTCGCCTGGGCGTCGTCAAGGATGTATTAGTGGACATCGATCGCCGCGAAGTTGTCTCCCTCGGACTGCGAGATAGCGTTTTTTCCGTCTCGGGCATGCCCAAATACATGTATCTGGAGGCGATTACCAAAACTGGCGATGTCATTCTTGTCAATAATGAAGATGTCCTGGCTGACGTGGATGTTGAGGCTTACAGCCCCTTGATCAATAGTGAGGTCATCACCGAAGCAGGAGAACCCCTAGGGCGCGTACGGGACTTTCAATTTGATCTAGAAACGGGTGTTGTCTCCTCGATTATTATCGCTTCCATTGGTTTGCCCCAAATTCCAGAGCAGGTAATCAGCACCTATGAGCTGCCCATTGAAGAAGTAATTAGCAGCGGCCCCAATCGCCTGATTGTTTTTGAGGGGGCGGAAGAACGCCTCAGTCAAATCACCGTTGGCCTCCTGGAGCGTCTAGGCATCGGCCGTCCTCCCTGGGAGCGGGAACAGGAAGATCTTTACTACGCACCAACTGCTCGCCCAGAAAATCAACTGGGCACTGGTGTGCCGCTCCAGCAACCTATTTCCCGCCCCGTAGAAGCCCGTCAACCCCTTAACAACTGGGAGGACGAATGGGAAGAAGAGGCGATCGCCCCGCCCCCACCCCAGCGACAACAGGCCAGAGCCATGCGCTACGACGAATATGACGAAGGGAGTAACTGGGGAGATGACGGCGGCTACGGTTATGAAGAGCCTGCCCAAGGTTATGGCGAAGATGTCGCCGGGGATGTTTGGGATGATGACAGTCGTGATGAGCCGCCCTACCAGCCCCCAGCAGTAAACATTCCCGAAAAGAAAAAAGAATA